The Halorussus rarus genome includes the window TAGATCTCCTCGATCTCGGTCAGGACGGTCCGGTCGGGGCCGACGGTCCGGACCTGCTCGAGGGTCTGGTCGAAGGTGGTCTGGTGCTCGCTCTCCTCGGCCCACAGCTCCTCGCTCAGGATGGGGTCGCCCGTCGGCGTCTCGCGGAACATCCCGCACTCCTTGACCCAGAGGTCGAGGTCGTGGGGCACCTTCTCCAGGTCGAGGAACGTCGTCTCGTCGGGGAAGACGAGCGCCGAGGACTCGCCGTCGCGGAAGAGGTAGCCCATCGCGGCGTCCTCGGGGCCGCCGGGGTCGAGGGGCGCGCCGATGCCAGTCACCTCGATTCCGTCGCCGAGCGTCATCGTCTCGCCGTCGCCGATGAACTCGAACTGGGCGTACCCCCGGTCGTCGTACTGGGCCTCGATGTCGAGCGACTCGGCGATGCGGTCGTAGGTGGTCTCGCTCATCACCACGGTCGCGGGGTCCTCGTTGTCCCAGTTCTCCAGCGGGAACTGCGGCCGGCCGATGGCCTGGACGACCCGGAGGCCGCCGACGTGGTCCATGTGGTGGTGCGAGACGAAGATGTACTCGACGTCCGCGACGTCCTCGCGGTTCAGCATCGCCCAGATGGACTCGGGCGCGTCGACCACGGCGTCGGCGTCGCGGACGAGCGTGGAGTTGCCGTACCTCGCGTGGGGGATGCCCTCCTCGCGGGCGGGGTCGCAGACCCGGCAGTCGCAGGTCGGCATCGGCGTCTGGGAGTCGCCGCCCGACCCCAGGAGCGTGATGTTCATGGAGTCGGTACCCGACGCGCGGAGAAAGGTCCAATGGCTGGGCTGCGAGCCCCGACAATCGGAGCGAGATTCGTGCAAGGCACTACTGTTCCGCGAACAGCTGACTCCGCAACTTCTCGGCGGTCCCGGTGAACCGGACCTGCCCGATCACCGCCGCCACGACCGCGCCCAGCGAGTTGTACGTCAGGTCCAGTACGGTGTCGTCGAGGCCGTGCTGGGCCAGCGGCATCGTGAGTCCCGTCGACGCCGACACGACGTCGAGGGCGAACTCGAACAGCTCCCAGACCACCCCGAACGCCAGGACGAGCACCAGGATGAAGACGAACCCGTACCGGTGGGGAAGGTTGATGCGGTCGGTGTGGAGGTCCACCGCGCGGACGGAGACGTAGCCGGCGCCCGCGACCAGCGAGGCCGACAGCGAGTGGGTCAGGTGGTCCCACCAGTCGAGGTGGGAGTACAGTCCCGCCGACCCCAGCGTGTGGAACAGGACGGCCGACGTGATCCAGAGGCCGAGCCACGGGTCCAGCGGGAGCTCGTAGTTGCGCTCGAGCAATGCCGGCAGGAGCGTGATCAGGAACGCGATGGTGCCGTTGACGATGGCCTTCGGCTGGCCCGCGACCGCGCCGTAGCCGACGACGCCGAGCAGCACCGCCTGCATCACCCGCATCAGCCGGCGCTGGTTCGCCATCGAGGGGCGCGGGAGCGGGCTCATCGGCCCACCAGGTCCTCGATGGCCCGCCAGAGCTCGCGGTCCCGGCGCGTGAAGTAGACGTCGAACAGCACGCCCGCCGCGAACCCGGCGAGGGTCACCCAGACGAACTCGTTCATCAGGGCGTCGTTGGTCGAGAGCATCGAGGTGCCCAGCAGGCGGTCGGCGTTCCACCGAACGATGGTCCAGGCCGCGGCCGACGCCATCGTCGTCAGCACGACGAGGAGCACCGCGAACAAGCGGGTGACCTCGAGTTTTGTGAACATGTCGAGTTCGACCGTGACGAGCAGCGCGACCCCGGCGACCGAGAGGTAGTAGGTGAACGTGCCGAGGTCGCCCGCCAGCAGCGCGGTCCCGAGCATCGGGGCCACCACGAGCGCCAGCAGCTCCCACGGGAGCATCACGCGCCACTCCCGGTACGCGACGGGCGGCACGAGGACGATGAGGCCCGCGGCGGCGACGAACGCCAGCCAGAGCACGTCGAGATCGAGCGCGCTCTCCGCGAGCACGAGCGCGAGCACGCCGACCACCAGCCACGACGCGAGCGCGTTCGTCCGGCCGTCCCGGAACAGGCGTTCGACCGCACTGCCGGACTCGACCCGGCGGTCGCTTCGGGTCATCGCGTCACAGTCGCTTCGAGACGTACGGGCCGTCCTGGTGGTAGCCCAGCTTCTCCCGGTAGTACTCCCGGGCGCCGATGCCGGAGATGACGCTGACCTTGTCGTAGCCCGCGTCTGCCGCCATCTCCTCGGCCTTCCGGAGGAGCTTCCGACCGTAGCCCTTGTGCTGCCAGTCGTGGCTCTCGTCTCCCACTTCGACCATCGGACCGTACACGTGGAGCTCGCGGACCAGCGCGGCGTCTTCGAGCTCCCGGCGGACCGGGTTGCCGGGGAAGCGCAGGCGACAGAAGCCGATCAGGAGGTCCTTGTCGGGGTCCTCGTAACTGATGAAGTGCTCGGTGCCGCCCGCGGCCTCGTACGTCGTGACGTCGAGCTCGACGGTTTCGGGGTTCTCGTCGTTCATCCCGACCTCGCGGCACCGGATGCAGTCGCAGGTCCAGCCGTGGTCCTCCATCTTCTGGCGGGCGAGCTGGCGGAGGTTCGACTTCCAGACGCCGGCGTCGATGAAGTCGGCGGGGATGTCGCGCTGGACGCGCTGGAGCCGGGTGTACTTCGGGATCATCGACTTGATCTCGGCGACGAGTTCGGCCGCCTCCTCGTTCTGGAGCGGTTCGTACTCGTCGCGGTGCCACCAGTCGTAGGTCGCGGTCCCGCGGACAACCAACGTCGGGTAGATCTTGAGGTAGTCGGGCTTCCACTTCTCGTCCTCGAACAGCCGCCGGAAGTCCTCCAGGCACATCTCCCGGGACATGCCGGGCTGGCCGGGCATCATGTGGAAGCCGACCTTGAACGCGGCGTCGCGCAGGCGCCGATTCGCGTCGATGGACGCCTGCACGCCGTGGCCGCGGTGCATCTCGCGGTTGATGCGCTCGTAGGTGGTCTGGACGCCGACCTCGACCTTCGTGCCGCCGAGGTCGAGCATCCGGTCGATCTGCTCGGGATCGCACCAGTCGGGCTTGGTCTCGAAGGTGGTGCCGATGTTCCGGATGTCGTTGGTCTCGTTCTCGGCGATGACGTCCTCGAGGTAGCGGAACTCCACGTTCTCGGGGTCCTCCGCGAAGCTCTCGCCCTCCGCGGGTTCGGGCTCCTTCCCGGTGTCGTAGTCGTTCATCGCCTCCAGCGCGCGCTTGACGAACCACTCCTGGTAGTCGTGGCTCCGGGCGGTCATCGTCCCGCCCATCAGGATGAGCTCGACCTTGTCGACGGGGTGGCCGATCTCCCGGAGCTGTTCGAGGCGGAGCGTGACCTGGCCGTAGGGGTCGTAGTCGTTCTGGACGCCGCGGGCGGCGGCGGGCTCGTGGCCCGTGTAGCTCTGCGAAGAGGAGAACTCGGAGCCCGGCCCGCCCGGACAGTAGAGGCACTTGCCGTGCGGGCACTGGTGGGGGCTGGTCATGATGGCGACCGGCGAGACGCCCGAGGCGGTCCGGACCGGCTTGCGCTGGAGCACCTCCTGGAGGTCCTCCCGGCGATCCTCGGGGGCGTGGTCGAGCAGTTCCGAGTTCTTGGGGACCTTCGGGGAGGAGTGCTCCGAGCAGACCTCGAGCTTCTCGCTCTCGAGGTCGTCGCGCTCGACCTCCCCGTCGAGGATGCGCTCGACGAGCTCCTCGCAGACCCGCTCGAACGCCTCGGTCTCGGTGGCGTCCGGCGTCTCGGTACTCATTACGTGCTATTTGGTCGGGTCGGCGGGATAAGGGTGTCGTCTACGGGTACGGGACGGAATCACGACGCCGCCGACCCCGGCTCCGCGCGGAACTCCCCGCCCGTCTGCCACCAGAACACCCCGACGACCAGCGCGGCGATTATCAGGAACGCGCCGACCGACTGCGGCCAGTCGTGGGCGTCCAGGTAGACCCGGTTGGGCACCATCACGACCGGAATCGCGAGTGTCGGCCAGAATCGGCGGTCGACCAGCGTCAGGTAGAGCGTCGGCATCAGCGCCATGGTGACGTGGCCCGAGAAGTTCCAGAACGGCGAGAGCGCGACGTAGGGAATCGTCGCGACGACGAGCGCCTGGAGGTAGCCCGGAACCAGCGCGCCCCAGTCGTAGCGGCGCCACACCAGCCACGTCGTCGCGGCGGTGAAGAGGACGCCGCCCGCGACCAGCGCGTCCACCTGCCACGCGTTGCCCTTGGTGACCTGATAGAGACCCTGGCCCGTGACGAGGACGTACGCCAGGGTCGGGACGAGCGAGAGGACGCCGGCACCGAGGAACGCGGCGAACCGCCGCCACAGCGCCGACCGGTCGGCGTCCTGGAGCGCCCACTCGTGGTGTATGGTGACGAGTGCCCCGACGCCGACCATCACGGCGGGGTGGAAGACGTAGGGGTAGAGCTCCATCGCCGTATCGAGCGCGTCCATGCGTGGGGCTACGGTCCCGGGCCGGAAAACCGCGGTGGCGACGGCGTCCGGGGTCACCGACGCCGTCGACCGTCGATGGCCCTGCTCCTCGTCCGGGGGCGACCGCTCCGGGCCCTGAGAAATCTATTTATCGAAGCGTCACAAAATGTAAGATATGAGTAACGACCACGTCACCAAGCCGGACCCGTCGGCGTTCGACGACATGCACCTGCTCTGGAAAGTGTTCTGGGTATTCGCCGGCGCGCTTCTGATTCTCTTCTGGGCGGCCGTACTGCTTGGCGGCCTGTGAGGGAGCCGTCACCGAATAAGTGGACTGCGAAGAAGAACCGACTGCGGTCGTCTCCGTCCTACAACTGCTCGCTGACCGCCGCGACCACGGCGTCGAGCGCCGCGTCGCGCTCGCCCGCGAGGAACTCGACGGCGCCGTCGCGGGTGCCCGTGGCCGAGATGCCCGCCTCCGGTGCCGCCTCGGCGGCGGCCGCCGCGACGTCGCGGGCGTTGACCCGGCCGTCGCTCCGGATGTGGATCTCGTCCTCGTCGACGCCGAGGGTGACGTGGTCGTCGCCCGGCGCGCCCGCGGCGCCGAGCTTCTGGCGGTGGATGGCGTCGAGCAGGAGCGCGGTCGGCGGGAAGTCGAACCGGTGGGTGAACGCCTCGGTGTCGAGGACGGTGAACGAGACGTCGTTCTCGCCCCGGATCGAGAGGTTCGGCTCGACGGTGTCGAGTTCGGTCTGGAGCTTCTCGCGGAACTGCTCGCCGACGTGCTCGGCGAGGTCGCGCTTCTCGTGCTCGAACAGCAGGTCGGTGATGAGCTCGCGCTTGTCCTCGTAGGACTGGTAGTACGCCTCAAGCGCGACCGCCTCGCGGAGCGCGGTGACGTGGTCCTCGTCGTAGTCGGCCTCGGCGGCGAGGTCGACGTACGCCTCGGGGGCGTCCTCCCAGTAGCTGACCGCCGGGAGGTGGGCGACGTCGTCGCGGGCGTCGGTGTTGACGTGGGCCGCGACGTTCGCGCCGAGGACGCCCGCGGTCAGGTCGGCCGCGTCGGCGTCTTCGAGGTAGGGGTTGACCGCCACGCCGGCGAGGTCGGCCACGCCCTCGTCGGGGTACGTCGCGTCGACGACGACCCGCGGGGCGTCGTAGATGTCCAGCAGCTCGAACCCGTCGGCGGACTCGGCGGTGCTACCGGCCGCGACGACGACGAACAGCGGGAGCTTCTCGTCGTGGCGCTCCCTGTTGTCGAGCATCGTCGTCACGTCCTTGGTCGCGTCGGCCATGTCGTAGTCACCGCCCTCGAGCGGCCGGCGGTCGAAGAAGTGGTACTCGGCGTCGCTCTTGGCGTGCTCGTCGCGGACCAGCGGCAGGACCGCGCGCTCGATGGCCGCGCCGGCGACGTAGCCCTCGGCGGTGGCGTTGTGCCGGACGATGACCGGCCGGGACTCCATGACCGCGCGCCGGACGGTCTCGGCGGCGTCCCGGATGCGGTCGTGGACCGCGGCGACAGACTCGTGGTCGGCCAGCAGCTCGACGTCGTCGGGACGGGCCTCGGCGCGGAGCGCGTCCTCCAGTCGGGTCTCGACGGTCTCGCGGTCCTCACCGGTCAGCTTCTCCAGCTCCTCGGTCTCGACCTGGAGCTCGTTGTGCCGGAGCTCGACCTCGCCGTCGAGCCGGACGTGATCGCCGGTCTCGACCTCGGGGTAGGCCCGGACGCCGGCCTCGACGAACGCGGCGCAGTCGACCGTCGCGGTCTCGTCGCGGACCTCGAACACGGTCGGGCCGCTGGTCTGGCGCGCGCCGACGACCTCGCCCTCGATGCGGACGTCCTCGCCCACGCGGTCGCTCAGACTCTGGATCTCGACGCGGACGGGGTCGGAGTCGGCGTCGCTGGCTTCGGACTCCGCGGCCGATTCGGCGTCGGTCGTCGAGCCCGTTCCGGTCGCCGAGTCGGATGCGGATGCGGAGCTTGACCCCGCTTCGGACTGCTGCGCGCTCGCAGATTCCGACTCTTGCTCGGCGGACGACTCGGACGCCGACTCGCTCGCGCGGTCGACCGTTCCCGCCCCGGCGCCGTCGGTGGTCGCCTGCTGGTCGTCGCTCTCGTCGCCCTCGTCGCCGTCGTCGAACTCCTCGGGGAGGACGGCACCCCGCTCGGGGTCGTCGACCAGCTTGCCGCGGAACTCGCGCTCGGACTGGCGGATCGACCAGCCGAGGTCGACGTTGCCGTTGTCGCGGACGCCGGTGACCTCGACGAACACCTCGTCGCCCTGGTCCCAGTCGAGCGAGTCGAGCCGCCGGTCGAGCTCGCTCTTGTGGAGCAGCCCGGTCACCCGGTCGCCGATGTTGACGAAGACGCCGAACTCGGCGAAGCCGTCGACCGTTCCCCTGTAGTACCGTCCCGACGTCAGTTGATTCGGATTGTTGCCTGTGAACTCGAAGAGGACGTCCTGCTCGTGGCTCTGGCAGATGGCGCCGTCGGCAGGAGTCCCGCAGATGATACACGAACCCATCTTATACGCGAGCAAAATAGCCCCGGCCTAAAACTGTTGTCGAAACTGACCCGGCTACTCGTCGGCGCCGCCGGGCTCGAACGCCTCGGCCCCCGGCAGGTCCGCGACGCCCTCGTGGACGCCGACGTACTCGGCGTCGTCGACCGCCCGCTCGAACTCCTCGACGCTCCGGTACTCCCGAATCGCCAGCACGTGGCCATCCTCGACCGCGAAGACGATCTCGTCGGTCCCGTCGTCGTGGCGGTACTGGTCGCCCTTCTGCGGCCCGGCGCGGTCGGCGGAATCGCTCCCGTCGTCAGGTGTCATCGATGGAGTGGCAACGCGGAGACCCTTGAAAGTGACCGGCGAGTCGCGTCCGACCGCGGCGAGCCTCTCGAGAACTCGAACGAGTACGACGAACTGCCGGGCGAGTCCGACCCCTACTCGAACACCGGGCTGTCGTCCTCCAGCGCCTCGATGTCGTCGGCGATGGCCCGGACCTGCTCGGGGAACAGCGCGACCTGCACCTCGTTGCCGTCGTCGTCCTCGCAGACGAGCTTCACGCGCTTGTCGCCGAACTCCCGCGCTTCCGCGGACTCGACGTCGAACAGTTTCGCGGTGCCGGACTTGTTCGAGGGCCCGACGTTCTTGATAGCGCCGTCCTTCAGTTCGACCATGAAGTCGTCGAGGATGAGGTTGAGCATTCGATGGGGGTTCGGCGTGTGGTGCCTTATAGGTGGGAGAGTCAGGCGTGGAGTGGAGGATTTCGTATAGTAACTGGCGATACATGACCGTAGCCGCTGGAAAGGACTTGGTGCTGGAGTCGACTGGCGAAAAGCAGAGGAGCTAGCTACTACCGTCACAAATGAGTTTCCGCACCTGCACCGCGACCGCGGGCCTCGTCCCTCCCCAGCCTCGACGGCCGCCTGAACGCGGCCGCCTCCCTCGCGCGGCGTGGCGGCTCACGAGGAGCCGCCAGCGCGCGCCGCGATGGAGATGGACAGAGAAATCGAGTGCTCGTGTAGAACTCAGCCGAGCGCGACGCAGAACTCCCAGCCGAATTCGACCACCCGGAAGCACACCTCGCTCGCCCGGACGACGACCATCTCGTCGAGCGCGGCCAGCCCCCTGAAGGCGTAGCCGAACACCAGCACCGCGGGGATCGCGCCCGCGACCAGCGCCCGGAGTGCGGAGGTGTCGTGGACCGTCCGGAGGCCGACGACGAACAGCGCCGCGCCGTAGACGGCGCAGGCGACTCGAAGCGTCGGAGACGGAACTCCGGCGAACACGCAGGGCGCGGTGGCGTAGGCGAGGGCCTGCACGGTCTCGCTGGTGCCCCCGCGGTCCGGCACGACCGCCATCAGGAGCACGGTCTGGAGCGCCGCGGTCAGGTGGAGCACCGCGGGCGCGACGAACAGCGCGGCCAGCGAGAGCGCGAACAGCGCCGAGAGCGCGGGCATGCCGCCGTACACCGGGGCCGCACCCGGAACGAGCGCGAAGCGAGTCGCCTCCTCGACGACGACCACCGCCACCGCGAACACGAGCCCCGGCGCCTGGTCGCCCGGCGCGACGCCGCGCTCGAAGAAGCGTCGGGGGTTGACGAGCACCTCGAACCACGCGCGGGCCACGGCGACGGGTCCGCGGTCGCGCCCGCCGGTGGGGTTCTCGACCCATTGGGTCACGCTCGACCCTCCTCGTCCCGCTGGGCCGCTGCCGTGCTCCCGGTCCGGGTCGGAGTCGGTTCATTCAGCACGGTCGGTTCACGAGTGGACTAGTCGGTCCGGAGAGTATGACAGTTCCGACATCGCGCCTCGTAGGACTCCTCGGCGCCCACGACGATGGTCGGGTCGTCGACGTGGGCTGGGTCGCCGTCGACGAACCGCTGGTTCCGGGTCGCGGGCTCGCCGCACTCCGCGCAGATGGCCTGGTACTTGTCGACGTACTCCGCCAGCGCGACGAGTCGCGGCAGTGGTTCGAAGGGCTCGCCCCGGAACGTCTGGTCGGTGCCCGAGACGATGACGCGCCGGTCGTCGGCCGCGAGGAACTCGCAGACCTCGACCAGGTCCTCGGAGAAGAAGTTGGCCTCGTCGACGGCGACGACCGCCTCGCCGTTGAGCGCCTCGGGGATGTCCCAGACGCCGTCCTCGGGGTCGACGACCGTCGCGTCCCACTGGCGGCCGTTGTGCGACCCCACGGTGGCCTCGCCGTAGCGGTCGTCCAGCGAGGGCTTGAACGCCGCGACGTCCTGGCCCGCGATCTCGGCCCGGCGGAGCCGTCGGAGCAGTTCCTCGGTCTTCCCGGAGAACATGCACCCCGTGATGACCTCGACCCACCCGCTGTTGGTTATCTTGTGCACGTCGATTGTGCGCTCAATCGAGGGAGAAAAGGGTTGCCGATTCGAGCCGCGGGCGCCGCGGTCGAGTGCGCGGCAGTCGGCGAGGCGAGCGCGCCACGGCGCGCAGACCGCGTTACAGGGTCGGCTCGGGCTCGGCGACCGGAACCGACGGCGTCGGGTCGCCGCGGTCCAGGATGTCGTCGACGATCTCGCCGAAGTCCGGCGCCTCGCGGTCGTCTCGCGGTTCGTCCGACGGGTAGTGCGGTACCACTGTCACGATCGGCCACCTCTTCGTCGCACACTAGCCGGTTCCAACGAAAAAGTAGTTACTATCGCTTTCACGCCGAGAGCCCCGCTAGGCTACGGAGCGTCGTTCGCTGGTCGACTCGGGAGCGCCTCGAGCTCGGCCGCGGCCGACTGCTTACTCCCCGCGCTCGCCGACCCGCACGAGCTGCTTGCCGACGTTCTCGCCCTCGAACAGGCCGAGGAAGGCGTCGGGCGCGCTCTCCAGCCCCTCGGTGACCGTCTCGCGGTACCGGATCTTGTCGGCCGCGACCCACTCGGCGAGCCGCCGGGTCGCCTGCTCGAACCGCGGCGCGAAGTCACCGACGAGGAACCCCTCGACCCGGGCCCGGGTCTCGATGAGCTTGCCGAGCTTCCGCGGTCCTGTGGGTAGCTCCTCGGCGTTGTACAGCGATATCTGGCCGCAGACCGCGACCCGGGCGTCGACGTTCAGCTTCGAGAAGACCGCGTCGGTGATGGGCCCGCCGACGTTGTCGAAGTAGCTGTCGACGCCGTCGGGCGCGGCCTCGTCGAGCGCCGCGCGGTAGTCGTCGGTCTCCTCGTAGTTGATGCCGGCGTCGAAGCCGAGGTCGTCTTCCAGGAACTCGACCTTCTCGTCCGAGCCGGCGAAGCCGACAACCCGGGCGCCCGAGCGTTTGGCTATCTGGCCAGCGACTGACCCGACCGCGCCGGCCGCGCCCGTGACGACGAACGTGTCGCCGGCCTTGGGTTCGGCGACCTCGCACGTGCCGAAGTAGGCGGTGCGGCCCGGCATCCCGAGCACGCCCAGCGCGGTCGAGACGGGGCCGAGGTCGGGGTCGACTTCTCGGAGGTCGGTCCCCGGCGCGGTCGCGTAGTCGGCCCACTCCAGATTGCCCGTCACTACGTCGCCCGCCTCGAAGCCGGCGCCGTTGGACTCGACGACTTCGCCGACCACGCCGGCCCGGAGCGGCTCGCCGACGTCCCAGGGCTCGGCGTACGACTCGCCGGCGTCCATCCGGCCGCGCATGTAGGGGTCGACCGAGAGGTAGAGCGTCCGGACCAGCGCCTCGCCCGGGCCCGGGTCGGGCGCGTCCTCCTCGACCAGTTCGAAGGTGTCGCGGTCGGGCGTGCCCTCGGGTCGCTTCGCCAGCAGGTACTTGCGGTTGGTCTCGGCCATACCCGTACCGAGGGCGACCGCGGGGAAGGAACCTGTGGTCGCGGCAGCGTCGGTCGGGAAGGCGCAAGTGGAAACGTCGGTGTCGTACCCGTCTCCGACTCACTCGGCGCCGATGTTCTCCTCGCTCTCGGGCGTCGGCGGACAGGGCTCGATGAAGGCGTAGTCGACCACCTCGCGGCCGAGCTCCAGCACGCGCTCCTCGAGCTTCTCGTCGGTGAACTCCCCGTCCCGGATGGCCGAGTGCGAGCGCGGGACCGCGGCCTGGTGGGGAAGCACCCACGCGTCGAGCGCCCGGCAGACCGACCGGAGGTGTTCGAGCGCCGTGATGGGGAAGGCCCCGCCGGACACGGCGAGCAGCCCCACGGTCGTGTGCTCGAACTCGTCGAACCCCGAGTAGTCTAGCGCGGTCTTCAGCACCGACGAGTACGACCCGTGGTACATCGGCGTCCCGAGCACGACCGCGTCGGCCTCCCGGAGCTCTCGGGTCAACTGGGGCGCGTCGCCCGCCTCGGCGTCGTCCCGGTCCGGGTCGTACGCCGGCAGGTCGTAGTCCCGCAGGTCGAGGAGGTCGGGCTCGCCGCCCCGCTCGGCGGCCCCGTCGAGCGCGCGCTCCAGCGCCGCCCGGGTGACGCTCTCGTCCCGGAGGCTCCCGCTGACCGCGACCACGTGGGGCGTCTCTGGCATGTCCGGTGCATCGGCCGCGAGCGACTAATAGACGGGGGAGCGGGAGAGAGACGACCACGGCAGTCTGTGGCAGCGGTCAGACACAACAGATTCGAGAGAGGATATTGGGATTCTGATACGTCCGCCGAACGAAAGGCGAAACCGACGGCAGGAGCGTCGGATAAGATTAGACACTTTTCATATAGATACGCGAGATGGGTAATTTCGGTCTGTCCGCCACACATCGGTACGGCCCGGTCGCGTGGACTATGGACCGGTGAATCCGCTATATGCGGTTCATAGCAGGCGATTTGAAGGGGAACGTCCATTCTCCGCTCGATGACGTTCGACACGTCAGAGAACGGGGGAGAGGTTTCGCGGAGAAAGTACCTCGCGGCTGTGGGGGCGGCCGGGAGTCTCGCGGTAAGTGGCACTGCGATGGCACGACAGGACGGGGGTAATCAGGGTCCCCTGCGGGTCGGGGGCTCCTCGACCGTGTACCCGATCACGAGCCAGGCCGGCTCGGTGTGGAACTCCAACCCGCCGGCCAGCGACGAGGAGTACTGGGGGCCGAGCCAATGGAGCATCGACACCGACGTGAACTACGCCGACTTCTGGGCCAGCCGCTACGGCTTCGAGTCGGGCGAGGGGGCGAGCCTGCCGTTCAACGTCACGGTCGGGCTGAGCCACTCCGGCACCGGGCTGGAGAAGCTCCGGAACGGAGTCCTCGACATCGGCGACGCGAGCGCGACGGTCGCCCAGGAGTTCCCCGACGCCGGCGAGGAGGAACTCGGTAGTTTCGTCGACCACGTCGTGGGGGTCGACGCCCAGCCGCTGGTCGTCAGCAGGGAGATCTACGACGCGGGCGTCACGGAGCTCACGCTCCGGCAGGTCCAGCAGATCTACCGCGGCGAGATCGCGAACTGGTCGGAGATACCCTCCTACGAGGGCGAGGACAGGGAGATCCAGGCCGTTGGACGCGCCGAGGGGTCGGGCACCGACACTTCCTTCCGCGCCAACGTCCTCGGCGGGCCGAACGCGCCGATGGAGGGCACCGACGTCCGACGGGGTCAGAACCAGCAGGTCCAGACGCTGGTCGCGCAGTCCGACAACGCCATCGCGTACATCGCGCTGGCGTTCGTCGACGAGCAGCGGGTCCCGCCGGTCGCGCTCACCATCGAGGGCACCACCTACGAGTACGGCAGGAACCTCGGCGCGCAGGACTACCCGCTCAACCGCGACCTCCACTGCTACACCTGGCAGGACACCTCGCCGAAGGAGGCCGCGTTCATCCTGACGATGCTCTCGGACCTGGGCCAGGAGCGGTACGTCGCCGCGAACAACTACGTGAAGCTGCCGACGGACCGACAGGAGGAGCAGGTCGCCAAGCTGCCCGAGCCCGAGCAGGGCTCCCCGCAGGACTACATCGGCGGGTCGGGTCAGACGACCGCCAGCGACGGTCAGGCGACCACGACCGCGGGCGCGGGCGGCAACGAGACCGAGACCGACACCCAGACGACGACCTCGCAGTAAGGTCCCCTGGCGCGGGCCGACAGGGACCGTCTTCTCGCCGGACCCGGCGGACATTATTTCCGCGCCGAGCGCCAACTCGGCGGCAATGGACACCATTCGGTCACCGCGACCCGCCGCCGACCCGCTTCGCGTCCTCCTCGCGGGGCCGGACTCGTGGCTCGGGACCGTCCGACCCGCGTTCGCCGAGTCCGACTCGTACACAGTTCGGACCGCCGGGACGGCCGACCGTGCGGTAGCGACGGCGACGGAGTCAGACGGCGGCGTCGACTGCGTCGTCGTCGCTCGGCAGATCGGCGAGACGACCGGGCTCGAACTGCTGTCGACGCTCCGGTCGAGCGGGGTCGACGTCCCGTTCGTCGTGGCGCCGACCGACGGCGGCGAATCGCTCGCGAGCGACGCCATCGCCGCCGGGGTCGCCGACTACCTCCCCGCCGACGCCGACCCGCCGGTCCTCCGGCGCCGGTGCCGCGAGGCGGT containing:
- a CDS encoding NADP-dependent oxidoreductase → MAETNRKYLLAKRPEGTPDRDTFELVEEDAPDPGPGEALVRTLYLSVDPYMRGRMDAGESYAEPWDVGEPLRAGVVGEVVESNGAGFEAGDVVTGNLEWADYATAPGTDLREVDPDLGPVSTALGVLGMPGRTAYFGTCEVAEPKAGDTFVVTGAAGAVGSVAGQIAKRSGARVVGFAGSDEKVEFLEDDLGFDAGINYEETDDYRAALDEAAPDGVDSYFDNVGGPITDAVFSKLNVDARVAVCGQISLYNAEELPTGPRKLGKLIETRARVEGFLVGDFAPRFEQATRRLAEWVAADKIRYRETVTEGLESAPDAFLGLFEGENVGKQLVRVGERGE
- a CDS encoding NADPH-dependent FMN reductase, whose translation is MPETPHVVAVSGSLRDESVTRAALERALDGAAERGGEPDLLDLRDYDLPAYDPDRDDAEAGDAPQLTRELREADAVVLGTPMYHGSYSSVLKTALDYSGFDEFEHTTVGLLAVSGGAFPITALEHLRSVCRALDAWVLPHQAAVPRSHSAIRDGEFTDEKLEERVLELGREVVDYAFIEPCPPTPESEENIGAE
- a CDS encoding PstS family phosphate ABC transporter substrate-binding protein — encoded protein: MTFDTSENGGEVSRRKYLAAVGAAGSLAVSGTAMARQDGGNQGPLRVGGSSTVYPITSQAGSVWNSNPPASDEEYWGPSQWSIDTDVNYADFWASRYGFESGEGASLPFNVTVGLSHSGTGLEKLRNGVLDIGDASATVAQEFPDAGEEELGSFVDHVVGVDAQPLVVSREIYDAGVTELTLRQVQQIYRGEIANWSEIPSYEGEDREIQAVGRAEGSGTDTSFRANVLGGPNAPMEGTDVRRGQNQQVQTLVAQSDNAIAYIALAFVDEQRVPPVALTIEGTTYEYGRNLGAQDYPLNRDLHCYTWQDTSPKEAAFILTMLSDLGQERYVAANNYVKLPTDRQEEQVAKLPEPEQGSPQDYIGGSGQTTASDGQATTTAGAGGNETETDTQTTTSQ